The following are encoded in a window of Phragmites australis chromosome 22, lpPhrAust1.1, whole genome shotgun sequence genomic DNA:
- the LOC133905280 gene encoding cytochrome P450 94C1-like: MDAMELSWAARCSGMAFFGFSLCLAALGVVLQLVRRWPWCSCHVCRAYLTGSWARDFTNLGDWYAHLLRESPTGTVHVHVLGCTVTANPANVEYMLKTNFDNFPKGKPFAALLGDLLGGGIFNVDGHAWRHQRKMASLELGSVAVRSYAYKIVAREVEDRLMPVLGEAADKGTVVDLQDVFRRFAFDTICKISFGLDPGCLKREMPMSKFADAFDTATRLCAMRGAAASPFIWKVKRLLNIGSERELKKAVKLIDELAAAMILERRKLGVANSHDLLSRFMASSGDAHGVDDKYLRDIVVSFLLAGRDTVSSALTTLFMLLSKNPAVAAAMRAEAGGETTPCTYQHLKGLHYTHAVLYENMRLFPPVQFDSKFCAVADVLPDGTYVSGGARVMYHPYAMGRMPRIWGADHEAFRPERWLTGPGGSFVPESLYKYPVFQGGLRVCLGKELAVTEMKAVGVAVVRAFDVEVVGESGSGACAPKFVSGLTASISGGLPVRIRRVRNQTVENVVS; this comes from the coding sequence ATGGATGCCATGGAGTTGTCATGGGCCGCACGGTGCTCAGGCATGGCGTTCTTCGGCTTCTCCCTCTGCTTGGCGGCGCTCGGCGTGGTGCTCCAGCTCGTGCGCCGGTGGCCGTGGTGCAGCTGCCATGTGTGCCGGGCGTACCTCACGGGGTCGTGGGCGAGGGACTTCACCAACCTCGGCGACTGGTACGCGCACCTGCTCCGCGAGTCGCCCACCGGCACCGTCCACGTCCACGTCCTCGGCTGCACCGTCACCGCCAACCCAGCCAACGTCGAGTACATGCTCAAGACCAACTTCGACAACTTCCCCAAGGGCAAGCCCTTCGCCGCGCTCCTCGGGGACCTCCTCGGCGGCGGCATCTTCAACGTCGACGGCCACGCGTGGCGCCACCAGCGCAAGATGGCCAGCCTCGAGCTCGGCAGCGTCGCCGTGCGCTCATACGCCTACAAGATCGTCGCCCGGGAGGTGGAGGACCGCCTCATGCCGGTCCTGGGCGAGGCCGCCGACAAGGGCACGGTGGTTGACCTGCAGGACGTGTTCCGGCGCTTCGCCTTCGACACGATCTGCAAGATCTCGTTCGGGCTAGACCCTGGCTGCCTCAAGCGAGAAATGCCCATGTCGAAGTTTGCCGACGCGTTTGACACCGCGACGCGGCTCTGTGCCATGCGGGGCGCGGCGGCGTCGCCGTTTATATGGAAGGTGAAGCGCTTGCTAAACATCGGGTCCGAGAGGGAGCTCAAGAAGGCCGTCAAGCTCATCGACGAGCTCGCGGCGGCGATGATCCTGGAGCGCCGGAAGCTGGGCGTCGCCAACAGCCACGACCTCCTGTCCCGGTTCATGGCCTCGTCCGGAGACGCGCACGGCGTGGACGACAAGTACCTCCGCGACATCGTGGTCAGCTTCCTCCTCGCCGGGCGCGACACGGTGTCCTCCGCGCTCACCACGCTTTTCATGCTCCTGTCCAAGAAcccggcggtggcggccgccATGCGCGCGGAGGCCGGAGGCGAGACGACACCGTGCACCTACCAGCACCTCAAGGGCCTGCACTACACCCACGCGGTGCTGTACGAGAACATGCGGCTGTTCCCGCCCGTGCAGTTCGACTCCAAGTTCTGCGCCGTCGCCGATGTGCTCCCGGACGGCACCTACGTGTCCGGCGGCGCGCGCGTGATGTACCACCCCTACGCCATGGGCCGGATGCCTCGCATCTGGGGCGCCGACCACGAGGCGTTCCGGCCGGAGCGGTGGCTCACCGGGCCCGGCGGGTCGTTCGTGCCGGAGAGCCTGTACAAGTACCCGGTGTTCCAGGGCGGTCTCCGCGTGTGCCTCGGCAAAGAGCTCGCGGTCACCGAGATGAAGGCGGTCGGCGTGGCGGTGGTGAGAGCGTTCGACGTCGAGGTGGTCGGGGAGAGTGGCAGTGGCGCGTGCGCCCCAAAGTTCGTGTCAGGGCTCACCGCGTCCATCAGCGGCGGGCTCCCAGTGAGGATTAGGAGAGTTAGAAATCAGACAGTCGAAAACGTTGTTTCATGA